Proteins encoded together in one Bacteroides ovatus window:
- a CDS encoding AMP-binding protein: MVERFLSQTSFSSQEDFNKNLKINVPENFNFGYDVVDAWAAEQPDKNALLWTNDKGESRQFSFADMKRSTDMTASYFQSLGIGRGDMVMLILKRRYEFWYSTIALHKLGATVIPATHLLTKKDIIYRCNAADIKMIVAAGEGIILQHIKEALPECPTVEKLVSVGPEIPEGFEDFHQGIENAAPFVRPRHANTNDDISLMYFTSGTTGEPKMVAHDFTYPLGHIVTGSFWHNLDENSLHLTIADTGWGKAVWGKLYGQWIAGANIFVYDHEKFTPAAILEKIQEYHVTSLCAPPTIFRFLIHEDLTKYDLSSLKYCTIAGEALNPAVFETFKKLTGIKLMEGFGQTETTLTIATMPWMEPKPGSMGLPNPQYDVDLINHEGRSVEAGEQGQIVIRTSKGKPLGLFKEYYRDAERTHEAWHDGIYYTGDVAWKDEDGYLWFVGRADDVIKSSGYRIGPFEVESALMTHPAVVECAITGVPDEIRGQVVKATIVLSKDYKARAGEELIKELQNHVKKVTAPYKYPRVIEFVEELPKTISGKIRRVEIRENDKK, translated from the coding sequence ATGGTAGAAAGATTTTTATCACAGACCTCTTTCAGCTCACAAGAGGACTTCAACAAGAATTTGAAAATAAACGTCCCGGAGAACTTCAACTTCGGTTATGACGTAGTAGATGCCTGGGCAGCCGAACAACCTGACAAGAACGCTTTACTTTGGACAAATGACAAAGGCGAAAGTCGCCAATTCTCATTTGCCGACATGAAACGATCTACGGACATGACCGCTTCTTACTTCCAGAGCCTGGGTATCGGCCGTGGCGACATGGTGATGCTGATTCTGAAACGCCGTTATGAGTTCTGGTATAGCACCATCGCTCTTCACAAACTAGGAGCAACTGTCATTCCGGCTACTCACTTGCTGACCAAGAAGGATATTATCTATCGCTGCAATGCTGCCGACATCAAAATGATCGTAGCTGCCGGCGAAGGAATCATCCTGCAACATATCAAAGAGGCTCTTCCCGAATGTCCCACGGTTGAAAAGTTAGTCAGTGTCGGTCCGGAAATCCCGGAAGGCTTCGAAGATTTCCATCAGGGTATCGAAAATGCTGCTCCGTTTGTACGTCCGCGCCATGCGAATACTAATGATGACATCTCTCTGATGTATTTTACTTCCGGCACTACCGGCGAACCTAAGATGGTGGCACATGACTTTACTTATCCGTTAGGTCATATCGTTACCGGTAGTTTTTGGCACAACTTGGATGAAAATAGCCTTCACCTCACCATTGCCGATACCGGCTGGGGAAAAGCAGTATGGGGAAAACTCTACGGACAGTGGATTGCCGGAGCCAATATCTTCGTCTACGACCACGAGAAGTTTACCCCGGCAGCTATTCTGGAAAAAATCCAGGAATATCATGTCACCTCTCTCTGTGCACCTCCTACCATCTTCCGGTTCTTGATTCACGAAGACCTGACAAAGTACGACTTGTCTTCACTTAAATATTGCACCATTGCCGGAGAGGCATTGAACCCTGCCGTATTTGAAACTTTCAAGAAGCTGACGGGTATCAAACTGATGGAAGGTTTCGGACAAACAGAAACAACCCTCACCATCGCCACCATGCCTTGGATGGAACCGAAACCGGGAAGCATGGGGCTGCCGAATCCTCAATATGATGTAGACTTGATCAACCATGAAGGTCGCTCTGTTGAAGCGGGTGAACAAGGACAAATTGTAATCCGCACCAGCAAAGGTAAACCTCTCGGACTTTTCAAAGAATACTACCGGGATGCGGAACGTACTCATGAAGCTTGGCACGATGGTATTTATTACACCGGCGATGTTGCCTGGAAAGATGAAGACGGATACCTGTGGTTTGTCGGTCGTGCAGACGACGTTATCAAGAGTTCCGGTTACCGCATCGGCCCATTCGAAGTGGAAAGTGCGTTGATGACTCATCCGGCTGTTGTGGAATGTGCCATTACCGGAGTACCCGACGAGATTCGCGGTCAGGTAGTAAAAGCTACGATTGTTCTATCCAAAGACTATAAAGCACGTGCCGGAGAAGAACTGATTAAGGAATTGCAGAACCACGTGAAGAAAGTGACTGCTCCTTATAAATATCCGCGTGTGATCGAGTTTGTAGAAGAGCTTCCTAAGACAATCAGCGGTAAGATCCGCCGGGTGGAGATTCGCGAAAACGATAAGAAGTAA
- a CDS encoding helix-turn-helix domain-containing protein encodes MNEQIKQIAERLRGLRDVLELTAEDIARDSDISAEEYRLAETGDYDISVSMLQKIARTYNVALDALMFGEEPKMSSYFVTRAGKGISIERTKAYKYQSLASGFMNRTADPFIVTVEPKAIDEPIHYNKHNGQEFNLVIEGRMLINIEGKEIILNQGDSIYFNSKLPHGMKALDGKTVRFLAVIM; translated from the coding sequence ATGAATGAACAAATTAAACAGATAGCAGAACGCCTCCGCGGATTACGTGATGTATTGGAACTGACCGCAGAGGATATCGCCCGCGATAGTGACATTTCTGCTGAAGAATACCGGCTTGCGGAAACAGGAGATTACGACATCTCTGTCAGCATGTTACAAAAAATAGCCCGTACGTATAATGTAGCCCTCGACGCTCTGATGTTTGGCGAAGAACCTAAAATGAGCAGCTACTTTGTGACTCGTGCCGGCAAAGGTATCAGCATTGAACGTACCAAAGCTTATAAATACCAGTCACTGGCTTCAGGATTCATGAACCGTACCGCCGATCCGTTCATCGTTACCGTTGAACCGAAAGCAATCGACGAGCCGATCCATTATAACAAACATAATGGACAGGAATTCAACCTTGTCATCGAAGGACGTATGCTTATCAACATCGAAGGCAAAGAAATCATCCTCAATCAAGGAGACAGTATTTATTTTAACTCTAAACTTCCACATGGCATGAAAGCGCTCGATGGCAAAACGGTACGTTTTCTGGCAGTAATTATGTAA
- the proC gene encoding pyrroline-5-carboxylate reductase — MKIAIIGAGNMGGSIARGLAKGSLIDDSDIIVSNPSAGKLEKLKKEFPGISTTNNNLEAATGADIVILAVKPWFMESVMRELKLKSKQILISVAAGISFEELAHYVVAPEMPMFRLIPNTAISELESMTLVAARNTNDEQDNFILRLFSEMGTVMLIPEDKIAAATALASCGIAYVLKYIQAAMQAGIEMGLRPKDAMQMIAQSLKGAAALIQNNDTHPSVEIDKVTTPGGITIKGINELEHNGFTSAIIKAMKASK, encoded by the coding sequence ATGAAAATAGCCATTATCGGTGCAGGAAACATGGGCGGTTCAATAGCCCGTGGCCTGGCAAAAGGAAGTCTGATAGACGATTCGGATATCATTGTATCCAATCCCAGTGCCGGAAAACTAGAGAAACTGAAAAAAGAATTTCCGGGTATCTCCACCACCAACAATAATCTGGAAGCAGCCACAGGAGCAGACATTGTCATCCTTGCCGTCAAACCGTGGTTTATGGAATCGGTGATGCGCGAGTTGAAATTAAAAAGCAAACAGATACTCATCTCCGTAGCTGCCGGCATCAGTTTTGAAGAACTGGCTCATTATGTCGTAGCACCGGAAATGCCCATGTTCCGTCTGATTCCGAACACCGCTATCAGCGAACTGGAAAGCATGACGCTTGTTGCCGCGCGCAACACGAATGATGAACAAGACAACTTCATCCTCCGGTTATTTAGCGAGATGGGAACAGTGATGCTTATCCCCGAAGATAAAATAGCGGCAGCCACCGCATTGGCATCCTGCGGTATCGCTTACGTACTGAAATACATTCAGGCAGCCATGCAAGCCGGAATCGAAATGGGACTCCGCCCTAAAGATGCCATGCAGATGATAGCCCAATCCTTAAAAGGAGCGGCCGCACTGATTCAGAACAACGACACCCACCCCAGCGTAGAAATCGACAAAGTAACCACTCCGGGCGGAATCACCATCAAGGGTATCAATGAATTAGAACACAACGGCTTCACCTCTGCTATTATCAAAGCCATGAAAGCTTCCAAATAA
- a CDS encoding aspartate aminotransferase family protein yields MNLFDVYPLYNINIVKGDGCKVWDKNGTEYLDLYGGHAVISIGHAHPHYVAMISNQVAKLGFYSNSVINKLQQEVAERLGKISGYEDYSLFLINSGAEANENALKLASFHNGRTKIVSFNKAFHGRTSLAVEATHNPSIIAPINNNGHVTYLPLNDVEAMKQELSKGDTCAVIIEGIQGVGGIKIPTTEFMQELRKACSETGTILILDEIQSGYGRSGKFFAHQYNDIKPDIITVAKGIGNGFPMAGVLISPMFKPVYGQLGTTFGGNHLACSAALAVMDVIEQENLVENAKAVGDYLLEELKKFPQIKEVRGRGLMIGLEFEEPIKELRSRLIYDEHVFTGASGTNVLRLLPPLCLSMEEAKEFLARFKKVL; encoded by the coding sequence ATGAATTTATTCGACGTATATCCTTTATACAATATCAACATTGTCAAAGGTGATGGCTGTAAAGTATGGGATAAAAACGGAACGGAATATCTGGACCTCTACGGAGGCCATGCCGTTATCTCCATCGGACATGCACATCCCCACTATGTAGCGATGATCAGTAATCAGGTGGCTAAACTTGGTTTCTACTCAAACTCCGTTATCAATAAGCTCCAACAAGAGGTAGCCGAACGACTAGGAAAGATTTCCGGTTACGAAGACTACAGCCTGTTTCTGATTAACAGTGGTGCCGAAGCAAACGAGAATGCTCTGAAACTTGCTTCTTTCCACAACGGACGTACTAAGATTGTATCTTTCAATAAAGCATTCCACGGACGGACGTCTCTTGCAGTAGAAGCGACTCACAATCCTTCTATTATCGCTCCTATCAACAATAACGGTCATGTCACCTATCTCCCACTCAACGATGTGGAAGCGATGAAACAGGAATTGTCTAAAGGAGACACATGCGCTGTTATCATTGAAGGAATACAAGGTGTAGGCGGTATCAAGATACCAACCACCGAATTTATGCAGGAACTCCGCAAAGCTTGCAGCGAAACAGGAACGATCCTGATTCTCGATGAAATTCAGAGCGGATACGGGCGTAGCGGTAAATTCTTCGCTCATCAATATAATGACATTAAGCCGGATATCATCACTGTAGCCAAAGGAATCGGTAACGGCTTTCCAATGGCAGGTGTCTTAATCAGCCCGATGTTTAAACCGGTATATGGCCAGTTGGGAACTACTTTTGGAGGAAATCACCTGGCATGTTCGGCAGCTCTCGCTGTGATGGATGTCATTGAACAGGAAAATCTGGTAGAAAATGCTAAGGCAGTAGGTGATTACTTACTGGAAGAGCTGAAAAAATTCCCGCAAATCAAAGAAGTGCGCGGACGCGGACTAATGATCGGCCTCGAATTTGAAGAACCGATCAAGGAACTACGCAGCCGTCTCATCTATGACGAGCATGTATTTACCGGAGCAAGCGGCACGAATGTACTTCGCCTGTTACCTCCTCTCTGTCTCAGCATGGAGGAAGCGAAAGAGTTCCTCGCCCGGTTCAAAAAAGTACTCTAA
- the argC gene encoding N-acetyl-gamma-glutamyl-phosphate reductase — MIKAGIIGGAGYTAGELIRLLLNHPETEIVFINSSSNAGNRITDVHEGLYGETDLTFTDQLPLDEIDVLFFCTAHGDTKKFMESHNIPENLKIIDLSMDYRIKSDDHDFIYGLPELNRRATCTAKHVANPGCFATCIQLGLLPLAKNLMLTDDVMVNAITGSTGAGVKPGATSHFSWRNNNMSVYKAFDHQHVPEIKQSLKQLQNSFDSDIDFIPYRGDFARGIFATLVVKTKVALEEIVRMYEEYYAKDSFVHIVDKNIDLKQVVNTNKCLIHLEKHGDKLLIISCIDNLLKGASGQAVHNMNLMFNLEETVGLRLKPSAF; from the coding sequence ATGATTAAAGCAGGAATCATTGGTGGCGCAGGATATACTGCAGGCGAGTTAATCCGTCTGCTGCTCAACCATCCGGAAACTGAAATCGTATTTATCAACAGCAGCAGTAATGCCGGAAACAGAATTACCGACGTTCACGAAGGCCTGTATGGCGAAACGGATTTAACGTTCACCGACCAGTTACCTCTGGACGAAATCGACGTTCTTTTCTTCTGTACCGCCCACGGAGATACAAAGAAATTCATGGAAAGTCACAACATACCGGAAAACCTGAAGATTATCGACCTCTCCATGGACTACCGTATCAAAAGTGACGACCACGACTTTATCTACGGTCTGCCGGAACTGAACCGTCGTGCCACTTGTACGGCGAAGCACGTAGCCAACCCCGGCTGTTTTGCAACCTGCATCCAGCTTGGTTTGCTTCCGCTTGCCAAGAATCTGATGCTGACTGATGATGTAATGGTAAATGCTATTACAGGAAGTACGGGAGCCGGGGTGAAACCGGGTGCTACCAGTCATTTCAGTTGGAGAAACAACAATATGAGTGTGTACAAAGCATTCGACCACCAACACGTTCCGGAAATCAAGCAATCGCTGAAACAGTTGCAAAACAGCTTCGATTCGGACATCGACTTTATTCCGTACCGTGGAGATTTCGCTCGTGGTATCTTCGCGACGCTGGTAGTCAAGACCAAAGTAGCGCTGGAAGAAATCGTTCGTATGTATGAGGAATATTATGCAAAAGACTCCTTTGTACACATCGTAGACAAGAATATTGACTTGAAACAAGTCGTTAATACTAATAAGTGCCTGATACATCTGGAAAAACATGGTGATAAGCTATTGATTATCTCTTGTATCGACAATTTGCTGAAAGGCGCCAGTGGACAAGCCGTTCATAATATGAACCTGATGTTCAATCTGGAAGAAACCGTAGGACTACGTTTGAAGCCTTCAGCTTTTTAA